A stretch of the bacterium genome encodes the following:
- a CDS encoding MBL fold metallo-hydrolase yields the protein MVITWYGKNCFKLQSGDLVIVTDPFEKEGDLAPFRGRADIIIKTIAPLSNEQNKPAEAFEISYPGEYEIKNVSINGWSLPGKDLRSVYSIEIDDLKIVLLGHLAEENEIKKIQEYLEDADIIFVPAGGKPFIEKAAAAKLIRQLKPSLIVPTLFENFKDIKSFLEELGQNGVEPQEKLTIGKKDLSKEKLIIGCLKI from the coding sequence ATGGTCATTACTTGGTACGGAAAAAATTGTTTTAAACTCCAGAGCGGAGATTTGGTTATTGTCACCGACCCTTTTGAAAAGGAAGGCGATCTCGCTCCTTTTCGGGGCCGAGCCGATATTATTATCAAAACCATCGCTCCCTTGTCAAATGAACAGAACAAGCCGGCCGAGGCCTTTGAAATCAGTTATCCCGGGGAATACGAAATTAAAAATGTTTCTATAAATGGCTGGTCTTTACCGGGTAAAGATTTGAGGTCGGTTTATTCAATAGAAATTGACGACCTTAAAATTGTTTTATTGGGTCATCTGGCCGAAGAAAATGAAATCAAAAAAATCCAGGAATACCTGGAAGACGCTGATATTATTTTCGTGCCGGCCGGCGGCAAGCCGTTCATTGAGAAAGCGGCGGCGGCTAAATTAATCCGGCAGTTAAAACCGAGTTTGATTGTCCCGACTCTTTTTGAAAATTTCAAGGATATAAAATCTTTTCTTGAAGAACTGGGCCAAAACGGCGTGGAACCCCAGGAAAAACTGACCATCGGCAAAAAAGATCTTTCCAAGGAAAAACTAATAATCGGATGCTTAAAAATTTAA
- a CDS encoding D-alanine--D-alanine ligase encodes MSKIRVGVLRGGPSAEYEISLLTGENVLKNIPSDKYEAIDILISKNGQWPEMPAVDVIFNALHGEYGEDGQAQTVLEKMDLPYTGSGIIASALAMDKWASQKLFRQAGLKTPPAIEMEKLFLDSIVKPEFDLPWVVKPAGRGSSVGISLINDEKEFQPALDKAFQYDDLVLTEKFIRGKEITCGILENFNGEKYFALPVVEIVPPSDKTFFDSQCKYDGTSQEICPGRFDEKTALAIQEAAISAHQALGCRDYSRTDMIVAENGIYILEVNTLPGLTKESLFPKAAAAAGCSFDRLLEHLITLALKRKDI; translated from the coding sequence ATGTCTAAAATCAGAGTTGGTGTTTTGAGAGGCGGCCCTTCGGCCGAGTATGAAATTTCTCTTTTGACCGGTGAAAATGTTTTAAAAAATATTCCTTCGGATAAATACGAAGCCATTGATATTTTAATTTCCAAAAATGGCCAATGGCCGGAAATGCCGGCTGTGGATGTAATTTTTAACGCTCTCCACGGCGAATATGGCGAAGACGGTCAGGCACAGACAGTTTTAGAAAAAATGGATTTGCCTTATACCGGCTCCGGGATTATTGCTTCGGCTTTGGCGATGGATAAATGGGCTTCGCAAAAATTATTCCGCCAAGCCGGATTAAAAACGCCGCCGGCAATAGAGATGGAAAAATTATTTTTAGATTCAATAGTTAAGCCTGAATTTGATTTACCTTGGGTAGTGAAACCGGCCGGCCGCGGTTCTTCGGTGGGGATTTCTTTGATTAATGACGAAAAAGAATTTCAGCCGGCTTTGGATAAGGCGTTTCAATACGATGATTTGGTTTTGACGGAGAAATTTATCAGAGGCAAAGAAATTACCTGCGGCATTCTGGAAAATTTTAACGGGGAAAAATATTTTGCCCTGCCGGTAGTGGAAATTGTTCCGCCGTCTGACAAAACTTTTTTTGATTCTCAATGTAAATATGACGGCACGAGCCAAGAAATTTGCCCCGGCCGGTTTGATGAAAAAACCGCTTTGGCGATTCAGGAGGCCGCTATTTCGGCTCATCAGGCGTTGGGTTGCCGCGATTATTCCCGGACTGATATGATTGTAGCTGAAAATGGCATTTATATTTTAGAAGTTAATACCCTCCCCGGGTTAACCAAGGAATCACTTTTTCCAAAAGCCGCGGCGGCCGCCGGTTGTTCCTTTGACCGATTATTAGAGCATCTGATAACATTAGCTTTAAAGAGAAAGGATATATAG
- a CDS encoding extracellular solute-binding protein, translating into MKLSRNQLIIVSVVGVVILFFILVFLGVIPGMRPATKTKLQATLEFWGVYDQKSAYRNVIDQFQNLHSGIRINYRQFDPGTYENELINALAAGKGPDIFMIHNTWLPKHYDKISPLPQEKLNLATYTDQLFPEVVKEDFTDNKLIYAFPLSIDTITLIYNKDIFNQSGIALVPTNWTEFQNIIPAVRVLDKIGKISRAGAAIGGSDKSINRATDLLNLLMLQAGAQMVDSNFTRATFSQTTTGGSSPGLTALNFYTHFTNPINFDYAWNDTLHYSLDAFAEGSVAMIFNYAYQLSYIKTKNPFLNFAVAPAPQNDQTNPVNYANYRGYTVSNKSSNSDLAWDFILLLTTNQTNAENYLQQTNNPPALRSLIQKYINDSALGVFAKQALTAKSWPQIDSDQIETIFSDMIESVISGKQTAKSAINQAEAQITQLMQR; encoded by the coding sequence ATGAAATTATCTCGCAATCAATTAATCATCGTCAGTGTCGTCGGAGTTGTAATTTTATTTTTTATTCTCGTCTTTTTGGGGGTTATTCCGGGAATGCGGCCGGCAACTAAAACAAAACTTCAAGCCACTTTAGAATTTTGGGGGGTATATGACCAAAAAAGCGCTTACCGAAACGTTATTGATCAATTCCAGAATCTTCATTCCGGAATCAGGATAAATTATCGCCAGTTTGACCCCGGTACTTACGAAAATGAATTAATTAACGCTTTGGCGGCCGGCAAAGGGCCGGATATTTTTATGATTCATAACACCTGGCTGCCGAAACATTATGATAAAATTTCACCTTTGCCCCAGGAAAAATTGAACCTGGCAACTTACACAGACCAGCTTTTCCCCGAAGTGGTCAAAGAAGATTTTACCGACAACAAACTTATCTACGCTTTTCCTCTTTCTATCGACACTATAACGCTTATTTACAACAAAGACATTTTTAATCAAAGCGGAATAGCTTTGGTCCCGACCAACTGGACGGAATTTCAAAACATTATTCCCGCGGTAAGAGTTCTGGATAAAATCGGAAAAATCAGCCGGGCCGGAGCCGCCATCGGCGGTTCTGATAAAAGCATCAACCGAGCAACCGACCTTTTAAATCTTTTAATGCTTCAAGCCGGCGCCCAGATGGTTGACAGTAATTTCACCCGAGCCACTTTCAGCCAAACTACGACCGGCGGCAGTTCACCGGGCTTAACCGCTTTGAATTTTTACACCCATTTCACTAATCCAATAAATTTTGATTATGCCTGGAACGATACTCTTCATTATTCCCTGGATGCTTTTGCCGAAGGTTCGGTTGCGATGATTTTCAATTATGCCTATCAGCTTTCATATATTAAAACCAAAAATCCTTTTTTGAATTTCGCCGTGGCGCCGGCGCCTCAAAACGACCAAACAAACCCGGTAAATTACGCCAATTACCGGGGCTATACAGTTTCCAATAAAAGTTCCAATTCGGATTTAGCCTGGGATTTCATTCTTCTTTTAACAACCAATCAAACCAACGCGGAAAACTATCTCCAGCAAACCAATAATCCGCCGGCCTTAAGATCTCTGATTCAAAAATATATCAATGACTCGGCGTTAGGCGTTTTTGCCAAACAGGCCCTGACCGCCAAATCCTGGCCCCAAATTGACAGCGACCAAATAGAAACAATTTTTTCGGATATGATAGAATCAGTGATAAGCGGCAAACAAACGGCGAAAAGCGCCATTAACCAAGCTGAAGCCCAAATTACCCAATTAATGCAACGATAA
- a CDS encoding tyrosine-type recombinase/integrase: MVAIEKLLEDYLNYLEIEKNRSPKTRVNYEHYLKIFIKSGGIKTEEDITADRVRDFRLVLARTKTPRDEPIKKNTQAYYIIALRNFLKYLIKRDFNVLAPEKIELPKIPQRQIEIIDYSDLERLLKSTDGIDLRGLRDKAILEMFFSTGLRLSELCSLNRHLNFDRGEITIRGKGDKLRIVFLSPDAKKAIKNYLEKRDKKADTEEALFISLSGRQRTLPAGRQAKIIGRIIPRTVQRLIDYYARKAGIQERVTPHMIRHLYATDLLINGADLRSVQELLGHANVSTTQIYTHLTNKELKEIHQTFHARRRH; this comes from the coding sequence ATGGTCGCTATTGAAAAGCTTTTGGAAGATTACCTGAATTATCTGGAAATCGAAAAAAACCGGTCGCCGAAAACCCGGGTGAATTACGAGCATTATCTCAAAATTTTTATCAAATCCGGCGGCATCAAAACCGAAGAAGACATCACGGCTGACCGGGTCCGGGATTTCCGTTTAGTTTTAGCCCGGACCAAAACTCCGCGGGACGAACCCATTAAAAAAAATACCCAGGCCTACTACATTATCGCTCTGCGGAACTTTCTTAAATATTTAATCAAAAGAGATTTTAATGTCTTGGCGCCGGAAAAAATTGAACTGCCGAAAATACCGCAAAGACAAATTGAAATCATTGATTATTCGGATTTGGAACGGCTTTTAAAATCAACGGACGGCATAGATCTGCGCGGCCTTCGGGACAAAGCGATTTTGGAAATGTTTTTTTCCACCGGCCTGCGTTTGTCCGAACTTTGCTCGCTCAATCGTCATCTGAATTTTGACCGGGGAGAAATCACTATCAGGGGCAAGGGCGATAAATTGAGGATTGTTTTTCTTTCTCCAGACGCCAAAAAAGCGATTAAAAATTATCTGGAAAAAAGAGATAAAAAAGCCGACACCGAAGAAGCGTTATTTATCAGCTTAAGCGGCCGTCAAAGAACCCTGCCTGCCGGCAGGCAGGCGAAAATCATCGGCCGGATTATCCCGCGGACGGTTCAAAGATTGATTGATTACTACGCCCGCAAAGCCGGAATCCAGGAAAGAGTAACGCCTCATATGATTCGCCATCTTTATGCCACCGACCTTCTGATTAACGGCGCGGATTTGCGTTCAGTTCAGGAACTGCTGGGGCACGCCAATGTTTCCACTACTCAGATTTATACTCATTTAACCAATAAAGAACTCAAAGAAATCCACCAGACGTTCCACGCTCGCCGGCGCCATTAA
- the gyrA gene encoding DNA gyrase subunit A, which yields MPEKIEKKEITSELQECYLDYALSVIISRALPDVRDGLKPVHRRILYAMLEDGLRSDAKFRKSATIIGSVLGRYHPHGDIAVYDALVRMAQDFSQRYPLINGQGNFGSIDGDSAAAYRYTEAKLSKIAEELLVDIEKETVDWQPNYDNTRLEPKVLPAKFPNLLVNGTYGIAVGMMTNIPPHNLGEIIEATKYLIDNPQAEIKDLVKIVPGPDFPTGGYIYNKSIAETYALGKGSVTMQARADIQERKEKQFDIIITEIPYQVNKSELIIKIADLVQDKKIEGIKDIRDESDREGLRIVIELKSDVNPQKILNFLYKHTDLQKEFYLNMLALVDGIQPRVLSLKDILGAWIKYRQEVIKKRTEFDLKKAEERAHILTGLVKALDSIDEVIATIKKSKDRETARENLVKKFKFSDIQANAILEMRLQTLAALERQKLEDELKEKKKLIADLQFILKNPKEILKIIKTELTELKNNFDNPRRSKIISTEVKEYREEDLIPQEDNIITLSQASYIKRLAPDSFRSQKRGGKGLIGFDLKEEDFITQILTAKSHDSVLFFTDRGRVFQTKAYEIPQASRTSKGKSIYNFLDLSTEEKISAIISYPKNHASAFLVMATKNGVIKKSTPDDFANIRRNGLIAINLKKDDLLKWVKLSSGHDEIILATALGQAIRFPEKQVRAMGRTASGVKAIRLKKGDFVSGIDIIKKEAKDQRLLVVMANGFAKQTSIKQYRIQSRSGSGIKTAKITSKTGPIIAGQIIDEAEEILAISAKGQILKTEISSIRLVGRATQGVKIMNLDPGDKLVGMITI from the coding sequence ATGCCGGAAAAAATAGAAAAAAAAGAAATTACCAGCGAACTTCAGGAATGTTATTTGGATTACGCCCTTTCAGTTATTATTTCGCGGGCCTTGCCTGACGTCAGAGACGGATTAAAACCGGTTCATCGCCGGATTCTCTACGCCATGCTTGAAGACGGCCTGAGAAGCGATGCCAAATTCCGGAAATCAGCCACGATCATCGGTTCGGTTTTGGGCCGTTATCACCCTCACGGCGATATTGCGGTTTACGATGCCTTAGTACGGATGGCCCAAGATTTTTCCCAAAGATACCCGTTAATTAACGGACAGGGAAACTTCGGTTCTATTGACGGAGATTCCGCGGCGGCTTACCGGTACACCGAAGCTAAGCTTTCAAAAATTGCCGAAGAATTATTAGTTGATATTGAGAAAGAAACTGTTGATTGGCAGCCGAATTATGACAATACCCGGCTGGAGCCGAAAGTCCTGCCCGCCAAATTCCCGAATCTTTTGGTCAACGGAACCTACGGCATCGCTGTCGGGATGATGACTAATATCCCGCCCCACAATTTAGGAGAAATAATTGAGGCGACCAAATATTTAATTGATAATCCCCAGGCCGAAATAAAAGATTTGGTAAAAATCGTGCCTGGTCCTGATTTCCCGACCGGCGGCTATATTTATAACAAATCAATCGCCGAAACCTATGCTTTGGGCAAGGGCTCAGTCACTATGCAGGCAAGGGCTGATATTCAGGAACGCAAAGAAAAACAGTTTGACATTATAATCACCGAGATTCCTTATCAGGTGAATAAGTCAGAGCTCATCATTAAAATCGCCGACCTTGTCCAGGATAAAAAAATTGAAGGCATTAAAGATATTAGAGATGAAAGCGACAGAGAAGGGCTGAGAATCGTCATTGAATTGAAAAGCGACGTTAATCCCCAAAAAATTCTTAATTTTCTTTACAAACACACCGACCTTCAAAAAGAGTTTTATTTGAATATGCTGGCTTTGGTTGACGGTATTCAACCGCGAGTGTTGTCCCTGAAAGACATTCTTGGCGCCTGGATAAAATACCGCCAGGAGGTCATTAAAAAAAGAACCGAGTTTGATTTAAAAAAAGCCGAGGAACGGGCGCATATTCTGACCGGCTTAGTAAAAGCCCTGGATTCAATAGACGAAGTCATCGCTACTATTAAAAAATCAAAAGACCGCGAAACCGCCCGCGAAAATCTGGTTAAAAAATTCAAATTCAGCGACATTCAAGCCAACGCTATTTTAGAAATGCGGCTTCAAACCCTGGCCGCCCTGGAACGCCAAAAACTTGAAGACGAATTAAAAGAAAAAAAGAAACTGATTGCCGACCTCCAATTCATTTTGAAAAATCCCAAAGAAATTTTGAAAATCATCAAAACCGAATTAACCGAATTAAAAAATAATTTTGACAATCCGCGGCGGAGCAAAATCATCAGCACCGAAGTCAAAGAATATCGCGAGGAAGATCTCATCCCCCAGGAAGACAATATTATCACTTTAAGCCAAGCCAGTTACATTAAACGATTGGCGCCAGACAGTTTCCGGAGCCAGAAACGCGGCGGCAAAGGACTTATCGGCTTTGATCTGAAAGAAGAAGATTTTATCACTCAAATTCTGACGGCCAAAAGCCACGACAGCGTTTTGTTTTTCACCGACCGCGGCCGGGTTTTTCAAACCAAGGCCTATGAAATTCCCCAAGCAAGCCGAACATCCAAAGGCAAATCAATTTATAATTTCTTAGACCTCTCGACCGAAGAAAAAATCAGCGCCATAATCAGTTATCCTAAAAATCACGCCTCGGCGTTTCTGGTAATGGCCACCAAAAACGGGGTTATTAAAAAATCAACGCCGGATGATTTCGCCAACATCCGCCGCAACGGCTTAATCGCCATTAACCTCAAAAAAGACGATCTTTTGAAATGGGTTAAACTTTCCTCCGGCCATGATGAAATTATTTTAGCCACGGCTTTGGGGCAGGCTATCCGTTTTCCCGAAAAACAAGTCCGAGCTATGGGCCGAACCGCCAGCGGAGTAAAAGCCATCAGACTTAAAAAAGGCGATTTTGTCAGCGGAATTGATATAATTAAAAAAGAAGCGAAAGACCAGCGATTGTTAGTGGTGATGGCTAACGGGTTCGCCAAACAAACCAGCATAAAACAATACCGAATTCAGAGCCGTTCCGGTTCGGGAATTAAAACCGCCAAAATCACTTCCAAAACCGGGCCGATAATCGCCGGACAAATCATTGACGAAGCCGAAGAAATTTTGGCGATTTCCGCGAAAGGCCAAATCTTGAAAACCGAAATTAGCAGTATTCGCTTGGTAGGCCGGGCCACTCAAGGCGTAAAAATCATGAACCTTGATCCAGGCGACAAATTAGTGGGAATGATTACAATATAA
- the ftsH gene encoding ATP-dependent zinc metalloprotease FtsH, with protein sequence MKAFSKNIFWAIITLIVISLLFSLFAQTAKAPQFVTLNDLASKINAGEVSKISVNENDLAVDLKNGDKLISKKETESGLSETLKNFGVDPAALRQVSLEVKEASGFKFWINLLVPIVLPLLIIGFIFWLMFKQARSGANQVFSFGRANVKVFAPFKDRITFEDVAGLKEAKQELMEVIDFLKNPKKYLEIGARIPRGILLLGLPGTGKTLIARATAGESNVPFFHMSASEFVEMFVGVGASRVRDLFSIAKKSAPCIVFIDEIDAVGRERGAGLGGGHDEREQTLNQILVEMDGFDRETNVIILAATNRPDILDPALLRPGRFDRRVILDMPDINDREAILKIHCKGKSLGKDIDLRQVAIRTPGFSGADLANLTNEAAILAARQNKHFISQEDLFNSIEKVILGPERRTRAISVKEKELIAYHEAGHALVASGLKDSDPVQKVSIISRGLAGGYTLKLPIEERRIETKSQFLAELAVLFGGYLSESIVFGDISTGASNDLKQATDLAKKLVTRYGMSEKLGPRTFGKTEEMIFLGREITTEKDYSEELAKKIDDEVEALIERAIKAAKKILSSQRKALDAIAKTLLQKESIEREEFDRIIKSFKIQPIKV encoded by the coding sequence ATGAAGGCATTTTCTAAAAATATTTTTTGGGCGATTATTACTTTAATAGTAATATCGTTGCTTTTTTCTTTATTTGCTCAAACGGCTAAAGCGCCGCAGTTTGTCACTTTAAACGATTTGGCTTCAAAGATTAACGCCGGCGAGGTGAGTAAAATTTCCGTTAATGAAAATGATCTGGCCGTTGATTTAAAAAACGGAGATAAATTAATTTCCAAAAAAGAAACCGAATCCGGGCTTTCTGAAACTTTGAAAAATTTCGGGGTTGACCCGGCGGCTTTGCGCCAGGTGTCCCTGGAAGTTAAAGAGGCCTCCGGTTTCAAATTCTGGATTAATCTTTTGGTGCCGATAGTTTTGCCGCTGTTGATTATCGGATTTATTTTTTGGCTGATGTTTAAGCAGGCGAGAAGCGGCGCCAACCAGGTCTTCAGTTTCGGCCGCGCCAACGTGAAAGTTTTCGCGCCTTTCAAAGACCGGATAACCTTTGAAGATGTCGCCGGATTGAAAGAAGCCAAGCAGGAATTGATGGAGGTGATTGATTTTTTGAAGAATCCAAAAAAATATTTGGAAATCGGCGCCCGCATTCCCCGCGGAATTTTACTGCTGGGTTTGCCGGGAACGGGTAAAACTTTAATCGCCCGGGCGACAGCCGGCGAAAGTAATGTGCCTTTTTTTCATATGTCGGCCTCGGAATTCGTGGAAATGTTTGTCGGTGTCGGCGCCAGTCGCGTCCGCGATCTCTTTTCCATCGCCAAAAAAAGCGCTCCTTGTATTGTTTTTATAGACGAAATTGACGCTGTCGGCCGGGAAAGGGGAGCCGGCTTGGGCGGCGGTCACGATGAAAGAGAACAGACCCTCAATCAGATATTGGTGGAGATGGACGGGTTTGATCGTGAAACCAACGTTATTATTTTGGCGGCGACCAACCGGCCCGATATTTTAGACCCGGCCCTGTTGCGGCCCGGCCGTTTTGACCGCCGCGTGATTTTGGATATGCCCGATATCAATGACCGCGAAGCGATTTTAAAAATTCACTGCAAGGGAAAATCCTTGGGCAAAGATATTGATTTGAGGCAGGTGGCTATCCGCACCCCGGGTTTTTCCGGAGCGGATTTAGCCAATCTAACCAACGAAGCCGCTATTTTGGCCGCCCGCCAGAATAAACATTTTATCAGTCAGGAAGATTTGTTTAATTCCATTGAAAAAGTCATTCTCGGCCCGGAACGCCGCACCCGGGCGATTTCCGTGAAAGAAAAAGAATTAATCGCTTATCACGAAGCCGGCCACGCTTTAGTGGCGTCCGGTCTTAAAGACAGCGATCCGGTTCAAAAGGTTTCAATCATCAGCCGCGGCTTGGCTGGCGGTTATACTTTAAAATTGCCAATAGAGGAAAGAAGAATAGAAACCAAGTCCCAGTTTTTGGCGGAATTAGCGGTTTTATTCGGCGGTTATCTTTCCGAATCAATTGTTTTCGGCGACATCAGCACCGGCGCTTCCAACGATTTGAAACAAGCCACTGATTTGGCGAAAAAATTGGTTACCCGCTATGGGATGAGTGAAAAATTAGGGCCGCGGACTTTCGGCAAGACAGAAGAAATGATATTTTTGGGCCGCGAAATCACCACCGAAAAAGATTACTCGGAGGAATTGGCCAAAAAAATCGACGATGAAGTTGAAGCTTTAATTGAGCGGGCTATCAAAGCCGCCAAAAAAATTCTTTCTTCCCAAAGGAAAGCCCTGGATGCTATAGCTAAAACTCTGCTCCAAAAAGAAAGCATTGAGCGTGAGGAATTTGACAGGATAATCAAGAGTTTCAAAATCCAGCCCATAAAAGTATAA
- a CDS encoding helix-turn-helix domain-containing protein, with amino-acid sequence MARFKDHEKALNLRRQGMSYSQIKKLLKVSKGTLSVWLRDYPLSKQRIRELRDWNEQRIERCRETKQRKKEKRLKDVYELQEKILLPLKSKEIFMMGLGLYWGEGTKHRAGCLSVSNTDPSIIRFFICWLNKSLNVSRNKMKVALQLYSDMNIDKEMRYWSETLKIPLPQFVKPYIKKTSSKNINHKGGFGHGTCNLRTNNTSLSEKIIMGLKVISDKYGQRGV; translated from the coding sequence ATGGCACGATTTAAAGATCACGAAAAAGCGCTAAATTTAAGAAGGCAGGGAATGAGTTATAGCCAGATTAAGAAATTGCTGAAAGTAAGCAAGGGCACTTTGAGTGTTTGGCTAAGAGATTATCCTCTATCAAAACAAAGGATAAGGGAGCTAAGAGATTGGAATGAACAAAGAATTGAAAGGTGCAGAGAAACAAAACAAAGGAAGAAAGAAAAGAGACTTAAGGATGTTTATGAATTACAGGAAAAAATTCTTTTGCCCTTAAAAAGTAAAGAGATTTTTATGATGGGTCTAGGTCTTTATTGGGGAGAAGGCACTAAACATAGAGCAGGTTGTCTTTCTGTTTCAAATACCGACCCGTCTATTATTAGATTTTTTATTTGCTGGCTTAATAAGAGTTTAAATGTTTCTAGAAATAAAATGAAAGTAGCTCTGCAATTATATAGCGATATGAATATTGATAAAGAGATGCGGTATTGGTCAGAAACTTTAAAAATTCCCCTTCCTCAATTCGTAAAGCCGTATATTAAAAAAACTTCCAGTAAAAATATAAATCATAAAGGGGGCTTTGGACACGGAACTTGTAATTTAAGGACAAATAACACTTCACTTTCCGAGAAAATTATTATGGGATTGAAAGTAATTTCGGATAAATATGGTCAAAGGGGCGTGTAG
- a CDS encoding S1 RNA-binding domain-containing protein, giving the protein MPNNQKINVIDQLTKADPNLISLLKIGDLIEGQVLKKEPKRLFLDLGKYGTGIVYGVEFINAKNIIKKLNPGDPVKAKILDLDNDSGYLELSLTEAGKYKVWEELGDLKDQDEPIKIKVTGFNSGGLMTEMNGLAAFLPVSQLSNEHYPRVEDGDKKKIAEELKKIVGQELMVKIIDFNPRTGKLIISEREVVDRPSKASLEKYEAGQIIDGIISGVADFGAFVKFADNPAIEGLIHISELDHRLIDNPKEIVKVDDAVKAKIIDIKNGKIFLSLKALKPNPWDSVEEKYKTGQEVMGVVSKFTPFGAFINLDNEIHGLLHVSEFGSVEEMKKQLEIGKTQKFVIGLINPQEKRLILKLVK; this is encoded by the coding sequence ATGCCCAACAATCAAAAAATTAATGTCATTGACCAATTAACGAAGGCCGACCCGAATCTGATTTCCTTGCTGAAAATCGGCGATTTGATTGAAGGCCAAGTTCTCAAAAAAGAACCGAAAAGGTTGTTTTTGGATTTGGGGAAATACGGCACTGGGATCGTTTACGGAGTGGAATTCATCAACGCCAAAAATATCATCAAAAAACTCAATCCCGGTGATCCGGTAAAAGCGAAAATTTTAGATTTGGATAATGATTCGGGTTATCTTGAATTGTCCTTGACCGAAGCGGGCAAATATAAAGTTTGGGAGGAATTGGGAGATTTAAAAGATCAAGATGAGCCCATAAAAATTAAAGTGACCGGTTTTAACAGCGGCGGTTTAATGACGGAAATGAACGGACTGGCGGCTTTCCTCCCGGTTTCTCAATTAAGCAACGAACATTACCCGAGAGTTGAAGACGGCGATAAAAAGAAAATCGCCGAAGAATTGAAAAAAATAGTCGGGCAGGAACTGATGGTGAAAATTATTGATTTTAATCCGCGCACCGGAAAACTGATAATTTCCGAACGGGAAGTGGTTGACAGACCGTCTAAGGCCTCATTGGAAAAATACGAGGCGGGACAGATAATTGACGGAATTATTTCCGGCGTGGCTGATTTTGGCGCCTTTGTTAAATTTGCCGATAATCCGGCGATAGAAGGATTGATTCATATTTCCGAATTAGACCACCGTTTAATTGATAACCCCAAAGAAATTGTTAAGGTTGACGATGCGGTCAAAGCCAAAATTATTGACATTAAAAACGGGAAAATTTTTCTTTCTCTCAAAGCATTGAAGCCCAATCCCTGGGATTCGGTTGAAGAAAAATATAAAACCGGCCAGGAAGTTATGGGCGTTGTTTCTAAATTTACGCCTTTCGGAGCGTTTATAAATCTTGATAATGAAATTCACGGCTTGCTTCATGTTTCCGAATTCGGCAGCGTTGAGGAGATGAAAAAGCAATTGGAAATCGGTAAAACTCAAAAATTTGTCATCGGTTTGATCAATCCGCAGGAAAAAAGATTGATTCTCAAATTAGTTAAATAA
- a CDS encoding exodeoxyribonuclease VII small subunit yields MADEKFNLKKSLNKLNEIVSWFEHQEEVDVEAGLEKVKEGAKLVKDCKARLSEIENEFQQIQKEVNKEITTKTSKISLPPENDIKPEDLPF; encoded by the coding sequence ATGGCTGACGAAAAATTTAATTTAAAAAAATCGCTTAATAAGTTGAACGAAATCGTATCCTGGTTTGAGCATCAGGAAGAAGTTGACGTTGAAGCCGGACTGGAAAAGGTCAAGGAAGGAGCGAAACTTGTTAAGGACTGCAAAGCCCGTCTTTCTGAAATTGAAAATGAATTTCAGCAAATTCAAAAAGAGGTAAATAAAGAAATAACGACCAAAACTTCAAAAATATCATTACCTCCGGAAAATGACATTAAGCCGGAGGATCTGCCTTTTTAA